ACAACGGCGGGCAGGCCGAGTACCTGCGCGTGCCCTGGGCCGACTTCAACTGCCTGCGGCTGCCGGAGGACGCCGAGGAGAAGCAGCTCGACTACGTGATGCTCGCCGACATCTTCCCCACCGGCTACCACGTCACCGAGCTCGCCGGGCTCATGCCGGGCGAATCCGTCGTCATCTTCGGTGGAGGGCCCGTGGGACAGATGGCCGCGCTCTCCGCCACCATCAAGAGCGCGAGCAAGGTGATGGTCGTCGACTGGCATCCGGACCGGCTCGCTCTCTGCGAGAAGATTGGCGCCATCCCCATCGACTACTCGAAGGTGGACCCCGTCGAGCGGGTGATGGAGCTCACCAACGGCAAGGGCGCCGACCGCGGCTGCGAGTGCGTGGGCTACCAGGCGCACGACCCGCAGGGGAGGGAGCACCCCAACCTGACGATGAACAACCTGGTGAAGTCGGTGAAGTTCACCGGCGGCATCGGCGTGGTGGGCGTCTTCATCCCCAATGACCCCGGCGGCCCGGACACCTTGGCCAAGCAGGGTGAACTCGTCTTCGACTGGGGCATGCTCTGGTTCAAGGGGCAGCGCGTGGCGACCGGCCAGTGCAACGTGAAGGCCTACAACCGCCAGCTGCGCGAGCTCATCCACCTGGACAAGGTGAAGCCCTCGTGGATTGTCTCGCACACGCTCCCGCTCGACAAGGCGCCGGATGGCTACCTGCACTTCGACAAACGCGACAGCGGCTGGACCAAGGTCGTCCTGCAGCCGGCCGCATGAGCCGGCGCGAAAGCGGAGAAAGGGAGGGGGCGAAGCATCAGAGGGATGGGTGCCCTGTTGAGGGGGAGGGAGAGTGCAGAGGTGCCTGGGCAGGGACCGCCGACCTCTTGTATCCGCTCCTTCCTGGCCGCTGCCTCCTTCCCCGCTCTCGCCTCCTCCTCTCCTGCTTGGGGGAACACAGGTACCGGGCCTCGCGGGCATCAAGACGGTGGAAGCCGGAGCCGGCCACTCTCCGGACGGTTACCAGCGCAGCGGAGCTCACGCCCACTCGACGTGGGCGTAGGCCGCCGTGGCCTGCTTCAGGTCCTGCATCTCCCAGGGCTTGAGCTTGCGCTCGCAGCGCACGCGAACCCCTCGCGTCCCAAACCCCTCTGCCGCGCGAAGGACCTCCACGAACAGGCCGACAGCCTCCTCGCTCACCAGCGTCGCCTCGATGGGTACCTCCGCCGCCGGCCGCGCCGTGAGCCGCCATGCGCCCTGCCTGTCGGCATCGAAGCGCTCCAGCTTCCTCGCCAGGGAAGAGCTGGCGCAGATGCGCAGGTCCTCCGGCTCCGCGTCGCGGAGCTCCAGCCACGACAAGCTTGGCAGCAGCGCCAGCTTCTCGAACGTCTCCGACCGTTCAACACCCGGCTCCCTGACCGGATAGACCCCGCCCACTTGAGGCGCACGCAACTCCAGCCTGCTCACGGAAGGATGTGGGCCCATGAAGTGGGCCTCGTGGAACTCCATCCGGCGCATCCGTCTGATACCGCGCAGGTGTGGATGCATGAACCACTCCCCGTGGAAACCGGGCCCTTCGCCTCCGCCCCAATCAATCTCCCGCACCGTGCTCCACGAAGGGCTCGGCGCAGGGAAGGAAGGTCGCATCGAAGTCCTCCTTCCCAGTTGGACCGCCACTGGGAACCCCCGCTCGAAACGCGTCTTGCCCGGCACGACGAGGAGCCCCAGGGGCTCTTCCCAGCTCGACCGATGCGCCTCGAGCAGCACGTTGACTCGGGCCTCATCGGAAGCGGGCGAGCATTGAAGCACGATGAACTCGCCCCAGGGGTCTCCGAGGGCCACCAACTCATCGGCCATCACCAGTCGCGCGGCATCGTCGTCGAGCTGGGCGTAGACCAGGGGCAGCCACTGCTCCCGGACGCTCGCGCAGCGCCGCTCATGCTCCTCCCTCTCGCCGAGCGCTTTGCTCAAGTCCTGCAGCGCGGCCTCGGCGCGCGCATCCAGGGCCGGGGGCACCCACTCACGCCCCATGCGGATGATGAACGCGAGCCGACCGGCGGAGTCGTTGTCCGGCGCCAGTCTGGCGTGAAGCGCCTCGAGCGGCGCGACGTCGAAGGGCGGGCCCACGTGCTTGAGCGCCAGACACAGCTTCGTCAGGTTCAGCGGAGCCTGGAACTCGGGCAGCCGGGAGAGGAGCAGCAGCGCTGGCCCGAACTGCGGGTTCGGGGACATCCGAAGGAGCTGGTCGAGGTAATGCGCCGCCGATGTCGAGGACCTCTTTGCCTGCGACACGAGGAGCCACGCCATGGACCTGGGCGTGTACTCCCACGCCTCGTGCGGCGGCGGCCTCGCGTTGCCATCCGCGGAGAGGCCGTTCGCGACTAGGCGCCTTTCGACCTCTTCACACACCTTGACCAGGGCCGGTGAGCGACACACCCGCCAGGCGGCCAACAGGGCGCCGAGCGTCTCCTCTTCGTCGTGCCGGGCAAAGGACTCCGCGGCGCGCTCCAGGTGACCGTACACGATGTCATCCACATCGCCACTCTACCGCGACGCGGACACGCGCACACCCATTCGACGTGGGAGAAGACAGACGCGGCCCGGCGCAGGCGCTCGAGACGCGTGGCGTCGAGCTTGGGCTCACAGTGCACCCGCAGGCCCCGTGTCCCGAACCCCACCGCCGCAAGAAGGACCTGCTCGAACGTCCCGACAGCCCGCTCGCTCACCAGCGTCGCCTCGATGGGCACCTCCGCGCCCGGGCGCACCGTGAGCGTCCAGAGTCCTTGACCTTCTTCATGTCATTTCTTGTCCTGGGAATAACATCGGCAACTATGCGAGATGGGAGATAATCCTCGATCTCTTTGCCCTCGGTTACCCAAATGCGATCCCGATAGTCGGAATTCTCAATGAAGTTTCGCGCATACAGCTTACCAAGCTCTGGCATATCCGACTTCTTGTCTGAGTCTAAAATTAAATAGGATCCCGGATGTATTGAGAGTAGAGAAACAAAACCATCAACAGGCTCATCCGTGAGGCGCATGTGAGCCAAGAGGGCGCCGCCGAAAAATGCGAAGCTGAAATCCATAAATTCTTCCAGCTTGATGTCGCGTCGTCTAGACGCCACTTCAATGAAGAATCGGAGATAGATTGCATCGGAGGGACCCTCCACCCAGATGAGGGCATTGGCTTCCTGTAGGCTACTAGGACGAACACCGAGCAGTTCAACAGCATCCCTCATTTCATTCTTATTTAGAGTGGTGATGCTGCTTGCTGTTGAAGTGCGTTTAACAATGTGGGTTGCGACGCCCTCTTTCATTTCCAGATCTAAAATGTGATTACTATGAGTGGTGACAAGCGACTGCCAACTGCCATCAACGCACTCTTTTTTCAACATGCGCATCACGCTTCGCTGGAGAGTGGGGTGCAGGTGTAGTTCCGGCTCTTCATAAAGGAGCAGACCGCCATTGTGTTTTTCCAGAGCCAATGACAACATCATTAACTCCAACACGCCAGCTCCGAGGTTCTCGACTGAGCGAGCACTTTCATTGCCGAGCGACAATTTGAGTTGACGCTCTCGGGGATGCAAGGTGATTCTCGCGGACATTCCCGCCAGCTCCCCAAGACGGCACACAAAGCCTTTGAAACGAGACTGGTCCACGCAATACATGTCTATCAGTTCTGATAGCAGTATGCTTGCGTCGATTCGTTCTTCGCGAATCCCATTTGCCTTACCCGCTTCAGGGCCACAATCTCGACGCTCAGGCAGCACTACGATTGGCAGTGCTTCGATAAGCTCAAGGATTGTTCCTGCAAGTCCTACACGTTCGTTCTCAGGGAGTTCCTCTTCAGGAGGCATGCGGTCATGTTGGACTAGTTCAAGCATCTTGACGCGTTCTTCGGCGAATCGAGCTACCACCGTGAAAGGCCAATAGGCGTCCTGCAAGAGAACTTCTGTCTTGCTGTAGCGTCCATGTTTGCGTCCGATCTTCATGGTCTGCATTGCCTCTTGGATGCGTGCAGTCTTTGAAACAGTCAGGCCAAGCCGAGCGGGGACTTGTTGTCTTGTATGTCGTCGTGTTGGAGTTTTAAATCAGTGAATGAGCCTAGAAACCCTCCCCCTTGGGGATCGCGCGGGTGTCGCTCAAGATTGATTGAAGGCAACCGTCGAATTGCTGCGAGGAGCGCTGATTTTCCGGAGTTATTTGGGCCTGCGAATATATTAACATGAGACAGCTCCAGCTCTACCTTGTCGAAACAGCGGAATGCTTCGAGAACAGCTTGTTTTATGTGGATCATGTAGAACCCAAATCAACCAAAGCCAAGAATAGATGACTCTGCAATATAGTGGTCCGACTGCTTCTGAGCCAAGGGTTTTAAATCCGTTCAGGAGCACCCGAAACGCCAAGCGCCCCAGCCGTCTTGTCGCCCAAGGAGCGCTGCGGTGTCCCTGAATGGATTCACTTTCCCTAGCTGAGCCCGAGCGCAGCGGCGGCCAGGACTCTGCCGAGCGAGACCTCGGGGCGTGGTGTCGCTCGATAGGACCGTGGAGCCTGCCCGGTGTGCAGTGGCGGACAAGGCTGTGCCGAGCGTCGCCTGGAGCCGTAGTGATTGCACGATGTGCAGTGTCAGCCACGCCCACGCCGAGCACCACCTCAGAGCCGTGGTGTCCGCCCGGTGCGTGGTGGCCGCCAGCGCCCGCTCCGAGCACCACCTCGGGCCGTGGCGCCTGCCTGTTACGTGGTGACCGCCAGGACTAATGCCGAGCCCCCCTGCGCCGTGGTGCCTGCCCGGTGGGTGGTGACTGCCAGCGCCCGTGCCGAGTGCCACCTTGAGCCGTGGTGCCATTCCAGTGCGTGGTGGCGGCTACCCACGCCGAGCATCGCTTCGGGGCCGTGGGGCTTGCCCGGTGCGTATTCGCAGCCAGGAACCATGCCGAGAACCACCTCGGGTCGTGGGGCCATGCCGGTGCGCAGCGGCGGCCAGGGCCCGTGCTGAGCGCCACCTCGGGCCGTAGAGCTTGGCCGATTCACGGTGGCGGCCGCCCACGCCGAGCACCACCTCGGGGCCTTGGTGCCGGTTCCGTACGCGGAGACGGCCAAGTTCTAAGCTGAGCCTCCCTTCGGAGCCGTAGTGCCTAGATCCACCTCGGCGCCGTGGAACATGCCCCTAAACCTCTTCAACCTTCGTTCCCGTGGCGCCCATACGCTCAAGTGCGGTGCGGATCTCCTCTCGGACGATC
Above is a window of Pyxidicoccus xibeiensis DNA encoding:
- a CDS encoding glutathione-independent formaldehyde dehydrogenase, yielding MKALVYEGPRKVSVKEVPDAKIERPTDAVVRIRSTNICGSDLHMYEGRTDMESGRVLGHENLGEVVEVGSAVDKLKVGDWVAVPFNVSCGHCENCEHGLTAFCLTANPAGTAGAAYGFADMGPYNGGQAEYLRVPWADFNCLRLPEDAEEKQLDYVMLADIFPTGYHVTELAGLMPGESVVIFGGGPVGQMAALSATIKSASKVMVVDWHPDRLALCEKIGAIPIDYSKVDPVERVMELTNGKGADRGCECVGYQAHDPQGREHPNLTMNNLVKSVKFTGGIGVVGVFIPNDPGGPDTLAKQGELVFDWGMLWFKGQRVATGQCNVKAYNRQLRELIHLDKVKPSWIVSHTLPLDKAPDGYLHFDKRDSGWTKVVLQPAA
- a CDS encoding ATP-dependent nuclease: MKIGRKHGRYSKTEVLLQDAYWPFTVVARFAEERVKMLELVQHDRMPPEEELPENERVGLAGTILELIEALPIVVLPERRDCGPEAGKANGIREERIDASILLSELIDMYCVDQSRFKGFVCRLGELAGMSARITLHPRERQLKLSLGNESARSVENLGAGVLELMMLSLALEKHNGGLLLYEEPELHLHPTLQRSVMRMLKKECVDGSWQSLVTTHSNHILDLEMKEGVATHIVKRTSTASSITTLNKNEMRDAVELLGVRPSSLQEANALIWVEGPSDAIYLRFFIEVASRRRDIKLEEFMDFSFAFFGGALLAHMRLTDEPVDGFVSLLSIHPGSYLILDSDKKSDMPELGKLYARNFIENSDYRDRIWVTEGKEIEDYLPSRIVADVIPRTRNDMKKVKDSGRSRCARARRCPSRRRW
- a CDS encoding AAA family ATPase — encoded protein: MIHIKQAVLEAFRCFDKVELELSHVNIFAGPNNSGKSALLAAIRRLPSINLERHPRDPQGGGFLGSFTDLKLQHDDIQDNKSPLGLA